A portion of the Paenibacillus hamazuiensis genome contains these proteins:
- a CDS encoding phage holin family protein encodes MYQTITNLTSAGVGISLSYAFGRWNELLALFLIAIFIDYISGIGASIMERKGLSSDVGFKGLARKMFMVLIVVLAHRMDILLEVDWIMTGAICFYLANELISITENYGRMGLPLPDTVKQIITVLKTKGEGEQS; translated from the coding sequence ATGTACCAAACGATCACAAATTTAACCTCGGCTGGGGTAGGCATCAGCTTATCCTATGCTTTTGGGAGGTGGAACGAATTGCTGGCTTTATTTCTCATCGCTATTTTTATCGATTATATCAGCGGCATCGGCGCATCGATCATGGAACGCAAAGGGTTGAGCAGCGACGTAGGTTTTAAAGGCTTGGCCCGAAAAATGTTCATGGTGCTCATCGTCGTACTCGCTCATCGGATGGATATTTTGCTGGAAGTGGACTGGATCATGACGGGAGCGATTTGCTTTTATCTTGCAAACGAACTGATCAGCATCACGGAGAACTACGGAAGAATGGGATTGCCTTTGCCCGACACGGTAAAGCAAATCATCACGGTGCTTAAAACCAAAGGGGAAGGTGAACAATCGTGA
- a CDS encoding N-acetylmuramoyl-L-alanine amidase, which produces MTADREIVWMGNEHTNSSDRQGLIPFVIVNHISAGSMSSMDNWFRSPDNQTSSAHFGVAKDGRIHQYVDIRRMAWANGLSAKDIAASELPVIRDNPGINPNLYSVSIEHEGTDGDLTEEQFASSVWLHRYIRYFIREMWGQDFELDRYHVIGHFMVNPVGKPLCPGPKFPWERLYFELEQEGADYMLAADDANAMIAFLAAAYEATRNDEARAEFHRLANELRKASGQDVQD; this is translated from the coding sequence GTGACAGCCGATAGAGAAATCGTTTGGATGGGTAACGAGCATACGAATTCAAGCGACAGACAGGGACTTATCCCTTTTGTGATTGTGAATCATATTTCCGCCGGATCAATGAGCAGCATGGACAACTGGTTCCGCAGTCCGGATAATCAGACATCTTCGGCTCATTTTGGGGTGGCGAAAGACGGCCGAATCCATCAGTATGTCGATATTCGGAGAATGGCATGGGCCAACGGATTATCGGCAAAAGATATCGCGGCCTCGGAACTGCCGGTCATTCGCGACAACCCCGGCATTAACCCGAATTTGTATTCCGTATCGATCGAACACGAGGGGACGGACGGGGATTTGACGGAGGAGCAATTTGCTTCGTCGGTATGGCTGCATCGGTATATCCGGTATTTTATCAGGGAAATGTGGGGACAAGATTTCGAACTGGACCGGTACCACGTCATTGGGCATTTCATGGTCAATCCGGTCGGAAAGCCGCTTTGTCCCGGCCCGAAGTTCCCATGGGAACGATTGTATTTCGAATTGGAACAAGAAGGAGCTGATTACATGCTGGCAGCGGATGATGCCAATGCAATGATCGCTTTTTTGGCGGCTGCATACGAGGCGACAAGAAATGACGAGGCCAGAGCCGAGTTTCATCGGTTGGCCAACGAACTGCGTAAAGCGTCCGGGCAGGACGTGCAGGATTAG